A window of Strix aluco isolate bStrAlu1 chromosome 2, bStrAlu1.hap1, whole genome shotgun sequence contains these coding sequences:
- the WDR73 gene encoding integrator complex assembly factor WDR73 isoform X1, translated as MEAVGAAMEVVGAGEEEEEAADEWLLQSLRLYQDLHTFELQAPTRVIEWARGNRVCVAGYGQSDGNEILQLLPPPALQGKETQGLCPERDFKVECGGFSNRPVYSLKHVPDTSLLVTSGPPDSSLQVWQVSAEDSDVIKSVSAISTENGTGQPWAKIATISARAPWVLHGSRLNSVQITEVESRKNVYMAASQSSEELSGLAFLDGNTLLLCCARGRLCLADVRQPQSPLEAASVPSAPCGERWCMGVGRGPQGSDSQPIACLSSGGHLTLTDIRKTSESLASAKCRVPSPSSGAEFLCVSWAPALAGCLAVSGFDGTVHVYDTQSWDSSGGEAEPIFVHKGHAFGPGSSRNPPLVTAHTWHPQKPRTLLSAASDGSLHVWDWVQSCGKCG; from the exons ATGGAGGCGGTGGGCGCCGCCATGGAGGTGGTGGGCGccggggaggaggaagaggaagcagcgGACGAGTGGCTGCTGCAGTCCCTGCGCCT GTATCAGGACCTGCACACCTTCGAGCTCCAGGCGCCCACCCGCGTCATCGAGTGGGCCCGGGGGAACC GTGTCTGCGTAGCCGGGTACGGACAGTCTGATGGGAATGAgatcctgcagctgctcccaCCGCCAGCGCTGCAAGGGAAGGAGACCCAG GGCCTGTGTCCAGAGAGAGATTTCAAGGTGGAATGCGGTGGATTTTCAAACCGCCCAGTGTACAGTCTGAAACACGTGCCGGACACCAG cttGCTGGTGACAAGTGGCCCACCAGACAGCTCCCTCCAGGTCTGGCAGGTGTCAGCAGAGGACTCTG ATGTTATTAAATCTGTAAGCGCCATATCTACAGAAAATGGCACTGGGCAACCTTGGGCTAAAATTGCCACCATTTCGGCCAGAGCCCCGTGGGTCCTTCACGGCTCGAGACTCAACAGCGTCCAAATTACAGAGGTTGAATCGAGGAAAAATGTCTACATGGCAG CCTCCCAAAGCAGTGAGGAGCTCAGCGGCCTGGCGTTCCTGGATGGCAACACCTTGCTCCTCTGCTGTGCCCGGGGGCGGCTGTGCCTGGCCGACGTTCGGCAGCCGCAGAGTCCCTTGGAGGCTGCGTCCGTCCCCTCGGCGCCTTGTGGCGAGCGGTGGTGCATGGGAGTCGGGCGCGGACCTCAAGGCTCTGACTCCCAACCCATAGCTTGCCTCTCGAGCGGAGGACACCTCACCCTAACAGACATAAGAAAAACCTCCGAGTCCTTGGCCTCGGCAAAGTGCAGAgtcccctctcccagctcaggCGCGGAGTTCCTGTGCGTCTCCTGGGCTCCGGCTCTGGCAGGCTGCCTTGCTGTTTCAG GTTTTGATGGCACCGTGCACGTGTATGACAcgcagagctgggacagctctGGCGGGGAAGCGGAGCCGATCTTTGTCCACAAAGGCCACGCGTTTGGACCGGGCAGCAGCAGAAACCCTCCCCTGGTCACAGCGCACACGTGGCACCCACAGAAACCGAGAACTTTATTGTCGGCGGCAAGCGACGGTTCCCTGCACGTTTGGGACTGGGTTCAGTCTTGTGGGAAGTGTGGGTAG
- the WDR73 gene encoding integrator complex assembly factor WDR73 isoform X2, producing MEAVGAAMEVVGAGEEEEEAADEWLLQSLRLYQDLHTFELQAPTRVIEWARGNRVCVAGYGQSDGNEILQLLPPPALQGKETQGLCPERDFKVECGGFSNRPVYSLKHVPDTSLLVTSGPPDSSLQVWQVSAEDSASQSSEELSGLAFLDGNTLLLCCARGRLCLADVRQPQSPLEAASVPSAPCGERWCMGVGRGPQGSDSQPIACLSSGGHLTLTDIRKTSESLASAKCRVPSPSSGAEFLCVSWAPALAGCLAVSGFDGTVHVYDTQSWDSSGGEAEPIFVHKGHAFGPGSSRNPPLVTAHTWHPQKPRTLLSAASDGSLHVWDWVQSCGKCG from the exons ATGGAGGCGGTGGGCGCCGCCATGGAGGTGGTGGGCGccggggaggaggaagaggaagcagcgGACGAGTGGCTGCTGCAGTCCCTGCGCCT GTATCAGGACCTGCACACCTTCGAGCTCCAGGCGCCCACCCGCGTCATCGAGTGGGCCCGGGGGAACC GTGTCTGCGTAGCCGGGTACGGACAGTCTGATGGGAATGAgatcctgcagctgctcccaCCGCCAGCGCTGCAAGGGAAGGAGACCCAG GGCCTGTGTCCAGAGAGAGATTTCAAGGTGGAATGCGGTGGATTTTCAAACCGCCCAGTGTACAGTCTGAAACACGTGCCGGACACCAG cttGCTGGTGACAAGTGGCCCACCAGACAGCTCCCTCCAGGTCTGGCAGGTGTCAGCAGAGGACTCTG CCTCCCAAAGCAGTGAGGAGCTCAGCGGCCTGGCGTTCCTGGATGGCAACACCTTGCTCCTCTGCTGTGCCCGGGGGCGGCTGTGCCTGGCCGACGTTCGGCAGCCGCAGAGTCCCTTGGAGGCTGCGTCCGTCCCCTCGGCGCCTTGTGGCGAGCGGTGGTGCATGGGAGTCGGGCGCGGACCTCAAGGCTCTGACTCCCAACCCATAGCTTGCCTCTCGAGCGGAGGACACCTCACCCTAACAGACATAAGAAAAACCTCCGAGTCCTTGGCCTCGGCAAAGTGCAGAgtcccctctcccagctcaggCGCGGAGTTCCTGTGCGTCTCCTGGGCTCCGGCTCTGGCAGGCTGCCTTGCTGTTTCAG GTTTTGATGGCACCGTGCACGTGTATGACAcgcagagctgggacagctctGGCGGGGAAGCGGAGCCGATCTTTGTCCACAAAGGCCACGCGTTTGGACCGGGCAGCAGCAGAAACCCTCCCCTGGTCACAGCGCACACGTGGCACCCACAGAAACCGAGAACTTTATTGTCGGCGGCAAGCGACGGTTCCCTGCACGTTTGGGACTGGGTTCAGTCTTGTGGGAAGTGTGGGTAG